The following coding sequences lie in one Calditerrivibrio sp. genomic window:
- the hypB gene encoding hydrogenase nickel incorporation protein HypB, producing MSNKIDIKEGILSKNAKIAEQLKALFKEKGVFVINIVSSPGSGKTSILEKILPVLKEKLNIFVIEGDLQTENDAQRIRKTGVPAHQITTNGACHLEAAWIEEVVNKLDLEKLDLLIIENVGNLVCPSSFYLGEDIKIVIVAATEGEDKPIKYPSMMRVSDVFVLNKIDLVPYLNFDVDRCINFAKGVNNNLIFFRTSCYTGEGLSELSDWILSKTIEKKGLNI from the coding sequence TGATATCAAAGAAGGGATACTATCTAAAAATGCAAAAATAGCTGAACAACTTAAGGCGCTTTTTAAGGAAAAAGGGGTGTTTGTTATCAATATTGTTTCTTCCCCCGGTAGTGGTAAGACTTCTATACTTGAAAAGATACTTCCAGTTCTTAAGGAGAAGCTTAACATCTTTGTTATTGAAGGGGATTTGCAGACTGAAAATGATGCCCAGAGGATCAGAAAAACAGGGGTTCCAGCCCATCAGATAACCACGAATGGGGCGTGCCATCTCGAAGCGGCATGGATAGAAGAGGTTGTTAATAAATTGGATCTTGAAAAGTTAGACCTTTTGATTATTGAAAATGTTGGTAACTTGGTGTGCCCCTCATCTTTTTACCTTGGGGAAGATATAAAGATAGTAATAGTTGCCGCAACGGAAGGGGAAGATAAGCCTATCAAGTATCCAAGCATGATGAGGGTTTCGGATGTTTTTGTTTTGAATAAAATCGATTTGGTACCTTATCTAAACTTTGATGTGGATAGATGTATCAACTTTGCCAAAGGTGTTAATAACAACCTCATATTTTTTAGAACTTCCTGCTATACTGGGGAAGGTCTATCTGAGCTAAGTGATTGGATCTTGAGCAAAACTATAGAAAAGAAAGGTTTGAATATTTGA